CTGCAGCCCGATCATGCCGATCTGCAACTCGCGCTGGCGCGCGCGCGCCGCGAAGCCGGAGACTGGAACGCGGCGCGCGACGCCGCACAGGCGGCGCTCAAGCTTCAGCCCGGCTATGCGGCTGCGAGCTTCGAACTCGCGCGTCTCGAGCGCGGGCTCGGCCACCTGGAGGCCGCGGAAGGCCTGCTCGTCGAGCTGGTGTCGCGGCGTCCCGAGTGGGCGGACGCACAGGCCGAACTCGGACGCACCCGACTCGTGAAGGGCGACGCGCGAGGTGCGGAAGGCGCGCTGCGCTCGGCGATCGCTCGGCACCCGGACTTCGCGGCCGCACATGCCGATCTCGGGTGGGCGCTCGCGGCGCAGAGCCGTACCGATGAGGCCGATGCCGCGTTCGCCCGCGCGCTCGATCTGGATCCGTTCTGCGCGCTACCCCGTCAGCAGCTGGCGTGGCGCGAGCTTCTGGTGCGCACCGAGGCGTCGTCCGACTAGGCCGAAAACACGAACGGCGCCCGGCGAACCGGGCGCCGACGCGCGAGCGAGAAGTCGCGAGCGATCAGGCTACGGCAGCCTTGTGGCGGCCCCGGACCGCCTTCTCGATCTTATTGCCCTTGAGGCACTTGGTGCAGACATTCACCTTGGCGACCTGCCCCTTCACCAGTGCCCGGACGCGCTGAAGATTCGGCTTCCAGCGCCGGTTCGTCTTGTTGTTCGCGTGGCTGACCGAATGGCCCGTCATCGCGGCCTTTCCGCACACGCTGCACTTGTAAGCCACGGGAATCCTCCTGCGAGACACCGGTCACCCGGCTGAGAAATGGACGAGGAGACTAGCAGGGCGGCGGGGGGCTCGGCAAATCGGGCGTGAATTTGATTGCCGCGGCTGTTCGACCGGGCGCAGATGGCGGAACCGCGGCTCGCCCTTCGACCTGGGGCGCGGTCAAATCGCTCTACCGGTAAGATGCACGAGTGACCGCCGCCACTCGTTCGCATGCAGCACCGCCGCTCGCGCCCGACACGCGAATCCAATTCCTGCC
This window of the Candidatus Eisenbacteria bacterium genome carries:
- a CDS encoding tetratricopeptide repeat protein, whose amino-acid sequence is LQPDHADLQLALARARREAGDWNAARDAAQAALKLQPGYAAASFELARLERGLGHLEAAEGLLVELVSRRPEWADAQAELGRTRLVKGDARGAEGALRSAIARHPDFAAAHADLGWALAAQSRTDEADAAFARALDLDPFCALPRQQLAWRELLVRTEASSD
- a CDS encoding 50S ribosomal protein L28; translated protein: MAYKCSVCGKAAMTGHSVSHANNKTNRRWKPNLQRVRALVKGQVAKVNVCTKCLKGNKIEKAVRGRHKAAVA